From Desulfovibrio legallii, one genomic window encodes:
- the obgE gene encoding GTPase ObgE encodes MRFVDEARIEVRAGKGGHGCVSFRREKFVPRGGPDGGNGGDGGSVLLKADGRLLSLYDFRLKRLYEAQNGRPGQGSQCDGRKGEDLALHLPVGTLVFVEDAEGERLLADLSDPQAVVTVAQGGRGGKGNEHFKSSTMRAPRFAQPGEPGEIRQLRLELKILADAGLIGLPNAGKSTFISRVSAARPKIAAYPFTTLTPNLGVMIDDADPGKRLVLADIPGLIEGAHQGQGLGLRFLKHVERTRFLVHILSAEDVNDADPWAGFGLINEELRRFDPDLAQRRQVEVVNKIDLLPPERLAALEARAKADGRQIFFISARDGLGLEPLTAELWRLRDAAEPHAPLVRAQEPVQVEDEEFPEIEVIYTRE; translated from the coding sequence ATGCGTTTTGTTGACGAAGCGCGCATTGAAGTGCGCGCGGGCAAGGGCGGCCACGGCTGCGTTTCCTTCCGGCGCGAGAAATTCGTGCCCCGCGGCGGCCCGGATGGCGGCAACGGCGGCGATGGCGGCAGCGTGCTGCTCAAGGCCGACGGTCGGCTGCTTTCTTTGTACGACTTTCGCCTCAAGCGTCTGTACGAGGCCCAGAACGGCCGCCCCGGCCAGGGCAGCCAGTGCGACGGCCGCAAGGGCGAAGATCTGGCGCTGCACCTGCCCGTGGGCACCCTGGTTTTTGTGGAGGACGCGGAAGGCGAGCGTCTGCTGGCCGACCTCAGCGACCCTCAGGCCGTGGTGACTGTGGCCCAGGGCGGCCGCGGCGGCAAGGGCAACGAGCATTTCAAGTCCTCCACCATGCGTGCCCCGCGTTTTGCCCAGCCCGGCGAACCGGGCGAAATCCGCCAGTTGCGGCTGGAGCTGAAAATCCTGGCCGACGCCGGGCTTATCGGCCTGCCCAATGCGGGCAAATCCACCTTCATCAGCCGCGTTTCCGCGGCCCGGCCCAAAATCGCCGCCTATCCCTTCACCACCCTCACGCCCAACCTGGGGGTTATGATCGACGACGCCGATCCGGGTAAGCGCCTGGTGCTGGCCGACATTCCCGGCCTGATCGAAGGCGCGCACCAGGGCCAGGGCCTGGGCCTGCGCTTTCTCAAGCATGTGGAGCGCACCCGCTTCCTGGTCCATATCCTCAGCGCCGAGGACGTCAACGACGCGGACCCTTGGGCGGGTTTCGGCCTTATCAATGAAGAGCTGCGCCGCTTTGATCCCGATCTGGCCCAGCGCCGTCAGGTGGAGGTGGTCAACAAGATCGACCTGCTCCCGCCGGAGCGGCTGGCGGCCCTGGAGGCCCGTGCCAAGGCCGACGGGCGGCAAATTTTTTTCATTTCCGCCCGCGATGGCCTGGGCCTGGAGCCCCTGACGGCCGAGCTGTGGCGACTGCGCGACGCCGCGGAACCCCACGCGCCTTTGGTGCGCGCGCAGGAGCCTGTGCAGGTGGAGGATGAGGAATTTCCTGAAATTGAGGTCATCTACACCAGGGAGTGA
- the rpmA gene encoding 50S ribosomal protein L27, translated as MAHKKAGGSSRNGRDSAGQRRGVKRFGGQPVLAGSILVRQLGTTVYPGANVGMGRDFTLFAKVDGVVRFEKYLRKRRVLTRVHVDAPEG; from the coding sequence ATGGCTCATAAAAAAGCAGGCGGCTCTTCGCGCAACGGCCGCGACAGCGCCGGTCAACGGCGCGGCGTTAAGCGTTTCGGCGGCCAGCCCGTGCTCGCCGGCAGCATTCTGGTCCGGCAGCTGGGCACCACGGTGTACCCCGGTGCCAACGTGGGCATGGGCAGGGATTTCACCCTGTTCGCCAAGGTGGACGGCGTGGTGCGCTTTGAAAAATATCTGCGCAAGCGCCGCGTGCTCACCCGCGTGCATGTGGACGCGCCCGAAGGCTAG
- the rplU gene encoding 50S ribosomal protein L21, translating to MYAIIETGGKQYRVEEGSKIVVEKLAAQSGSEISLDKVLLLGGDACKVGAPYVDGAAVTAEVVEQGRGPKIKVFKRWRRNDSRKLRGHRQECTTLRVKSING from the coding sequence ATGTACGCGATTATCGAGACCGGCGGCAAACAGTACCGCGTCGAAGAAGGTTCCAAGATTGTTGTGGAAAAGCTCGCGGCCCAGAGCGGCAGCGAGATTTCCCTGGACAAGGTGCTGCTGCTGGGCGGCGATGCCTGCAAGGTGGGCGCCCCCTATGTGGACGGCGCGGCCGTCACCGCCGAGGTGGTGGAGCAAGGGCGCGGCCCCAAGATCAAGGTGTTTAAGCGCTGGCGGCGCAACGATTCGCGCAAGCTGCGCGGGCACCGGCAGGAGTGCACCACCCTGCGCGTCAAAAGCATCAACGGCTAA
- a CDS encoding MFS transporter, producing the protein MDKKKILLVSLGHLSCDINGGALPAVLPFLRSAYGLSYQATGGLMFAYSCLSSLIQPLFGLLADRFSKPWFIPLGVLLAGGGLALVGFMTGYWAIFCAIVVSGVGAALFHPEGARFANKVSGRQKGTGLSLFSIGGNSGFVLGPLLATAVLSVFGLHGTAIFAAIALTMASLLLTLIWRMRAPAGEGGGAIVAEAPGVNNWPEFSKLTMAIVARSILFAGFNTFVPLYWVNVLGQSRTAGALALTFFCTCGVISNFFGGLLSDKYGYRTIIRLAYALVAPVVLAFSLADNVYAAWAVLPFLGFTLYAPFSSLVVLGQQYLAKNIGFASGVTLGLATSLGGVMAPLLGWIADHQGLPRAFQCLAAVALLGAVFAYALKPVAKEGQTE; encoded by the coding sequence ATGGACAAGAAAAAGATCCTTCTCGTATCCCTGGGGCACCTTTCCTGCGACATCAACGGCGGCGCGCTGCCGGCGGTGCTGCCCTTTCTGCGTTCGGCCTACGGCCTGAGCTACCAGGCCACGGGCGGGCTCATGTTCGCCTACTCCTGCCTCTCCTCCCTTATTCAGCCACTGTTCGGCCTGCTGGCCGACCGTTTTTCCAAGCCCTGGTTCATCCCGCTGGGCGTGCTGCTGGCGGGCGGCGGGCTGGCCCTGGTGGGCTTCATGACCGGCTATTGGGCCATCTTCTGCGCCATTGTGGTCAGCGGGGTGGGCGCGGCCCTCTTTCACCCCGAGGGCGCGCGCTTTGCCAACAAAGTCTCCGGCCGGCAAAAGGGCACGGGCCTGAGCCTTTTTTCCATCGGCGGCAACAGCGGCTTTGTGCTTGGCCCGCTGCTGGCCACGGCCGTGCTGAGCGTCTTCGGCCTGCACGGCACGGCTATTTTTGCCGCCATTGCCCTGACCATGGCCTCCCTGCTGCTCACGCTCATCTGGCGCATGCGCGCCCCGGCCGGAGAAGGCGGCGGGGCCATAGTCGCGGAAGCGCCGGGGGTTAACAACTGGCCGGAATTTTCCAAGCTGACCATGGCCATTGTGGCCCGCTCCATCCTGTTTGCGGGCTTCAACACCTTTGTGCCCCTTTACTGGGTCAACGTGCTGGGCCAGTCGCGCACGGCCGGGGCCCTGGCCCTGACCTTCTTCTGCACCTGCGGCGTGATCAGCAACTTCTTCGGCGGGCTGCTCTCGGACAAATACGGCTACCGCACCATCATCCGCCTGGCCTACGCCCTGGTGGCCCCTGTGGTGCTGGCCTTCAGCCTGGCGGACAACGTCTACGCCGCCTGGGCCGTGCTGCCCTTCCTGGGCTTTACCCTCTACGCGCCTTTCAGCTCCCTGGTGGTGCTGGGCCAGCAGTATCTGGCCAAGAACATCGGCTTTGCCTCAGGCGTCACCCTGGGCCTGGCCACCAGCCTGGGCGGCGTCATGGCCCCGCTGCTGGGCTGGATAGCCGACCACCAGGGCCTGCCCCGCGCCTTCCAGTGTCTGGCGGCGGTGGCCCTGCTGGGCGCGGTTTTTGCGTATGCCCTCAAACCTGTGGCTAAGGAGGGGCAGACGGAATGA
- a CDS encoding methylated-DNA--[protein]-cysteine S-methyltransferase: MTYALVRRLPLLGRVRLVEADSALVRLDLEGKGALPPLPQAEERATPLLEAAAAQLADYLAGARRAFDLPLAPKGTDFQKKVWRALLAIPYGETRAYKAIAAAVGSPRACRAVGLANNRNPIAVIIPCHRVIGADGRLGGYGGGLELKAALLRLEQEAAGRG; encoded by the coding sequence ATGACGTATGCTCTCGTCCGTCGCCTGCCGCTCCTGGGGCGGGTACGCCTTGTGGAGGCGGACAGCGCCCTTGTCCGACTGGATCTGGAAGGCAAGGGGGCGCTCCCGCCCCTGCCGCAGGCGGAAGAACGCGCCACGCCCCTGCTGGAGGCGGCCGCAGCCCAGCTTGCGGATTACCTGGCGGGCGCACGCCGCGCCTTTGACCTGCCCCTGGCCCCCAAGGGCACGGATTTTCAAAAAAAAGTCTGGCGGGCGCTGCTGGCTATTCCCTACGGCGAAACCCGCGCCTACAAAGCGATCGCCGCGGCCGTGGGCTCCCCGCGCGCCTGCCGGGCCGTGGGCCTGGCCAACAACCGCAACCCCATTGCCGTGATCATCCCCTGCCACCGCGTCATCGGCGCGGACGGCCGCCTGGGGGGCTACGGCGGCGGTCTGGAACTCAAGGCGGCGCTGCTGCGGCTGGAACAGGAGGCTGCGGGCCGCGGCTGA
- a CDS encoding site-2 protease family protein — protein sequence MLNFDLTHALNLLAVAAVPALLGIILHEVAHGWVAARCGDPTARMLGRLTLNPLPHIDPVGLLVFGLTSLTGSFVFGWAKPVPVNPRYFRKPARDMMLVALAGPMTNFLLAGLCGLLLWLTLTLLPPLQWQHSTGYIFALKTLQAGVIINFGLAWLNLLPIPPLDGSKVVAYFLPMKAALRYLSVERYGFVILLALLFTGLLGQVLGPLVSGSAVGLLSLLGIL from the coding sequence ATGCTCAACTTCGACCTGACCCATGCCCTGAATCTTCTGGCCGTAGCCGCCGTGCCCGCCCTGCTGGGCATCATTCTGCACGAGGTGGCCCACGGCTGGGTTGCGGCCCGCTGCGGCGACCCCACCGCGCGCATGCTGGGGCGGCTCACGCTCAACCCCCTGCCGCACATTGATCCTGTAGGCCTCCTGGTCTTTGGCCTCACCAGCCTCACGGGCAGTTTTGTCTTCGGCTGGGCCAAGCCCGTGCCCGTCAACCCGCGCTACTTCCGCAAGCCCGCCCGCGACATGATGCTGGTGGCCCTGGCCGGGCCCATGACCAACTTTCTGCTGGCCGGGCTCTGCGGCCTGCTGCTCTGGCTCACGCTCACCCTGCTGCCGCCCCTGCAGTGGCAGCACAGCACGGGCTACATCTTTGCCCTCAAAACCCTCCAGGCCGGGGTGATCATCAACTTTGGCCTGGCCTGGCTCAACCTGCTGCCCATTCCGCCGCTGGACGGCAGCAAGGTTGTGGCCTATTTTCTGCCCATGAAGGCGGCCCTGCGCTACCTGAGCGTGGAGCGCTACGGCTTTGTGATCCTCCTGGCCCTGCTCTTTACCGGGCTGCTGGGCCAGGTGCTCGGCCCTCTGGTAAGCGGCAGCGCCGTGGGCCTTTTGTCCCTGCTGGGTATTCTGTAA
- the trpS gene encoding tryptophan--tRNA ligase, translating into MNGKPRTVSGMRPTGPLHLGHYFGVLKNWVELQHTEEAYFFVADWHALTSDYADPSKIRRNIHEMVKDWIGAGLNPEKCVIFRQSHVKQHAELSLLLSMITSVSWLERNPTYKEQQQQISNKDLGNAGFLCYPVLMAADILMYRPHGVPVGEDQLPHMELTREIARRFNNFYGELFPEPQAMLTPAAKCPGLDGRKMSKSYNNGIFLSDRMDDITEKVRGMFTDKARLRRADPGNPDVCNLFPYHVLLSSAEEQAQIRQGCTSAQLGCVDCKKIFLKNLATFLEPLQERRNAVEARPGAVEEILERGNARAREFAEQTMELAREKMGL; encoded by the coding sequence ATGAACGGCAAACCGCGCACTGTTTCCGGCATGCGGCCCACGGGCCCTCTGCACCTCGGCCACTACTTCGGCGTGCTCAAAAACTGGGTGGAACTGCAACACACGGAAGAAGCCTACTTCTTTGTGGCCGACTGGCACGCCCTGACCAGCGACTACGCCGACCCTTCCAAAATCCGCCGCAATATCCATGAAATGGTCAAAGACTGGATCGGTGCCGGCCTGAACCCGGAAAAGTGCGTCATCTTCCGCCAGTCTCACGTCAAGCAGCATGCGGAGCTTTCTCTGCTGCTCTCCATGATCACCTCCGTCTCCTGGCTGGAGCGCAACCCCACCTACAAAGAGCAGCAGCAGCAGATCAGCAACAAAGACCTGGGCAACGCGGGCTTCCTCTGCTATCCCGTGCTCATGGCCGCGGATATCCTCATGTACCGGCCCCACGGCGTGCCAGTGGGCGAAGACCAGCTGCCCCACATGGAGCTGACCCGCGAGATCGCCCGGCGCTTCAACAATTTTTACGGCGAGCTTTTCCCCGAACCCCAGGCCATGCTCACCCCGGCGGCCAAATGCCCCGGCCTGGACGGCCGCAAGATGTCCAAAAGCTACAATAACGGCATCTTCCTCTCGGACCGCATGGACGACATCACCGAAAAAGTGCGCGGCATGTTTACGGATAAAGCCCGCCTGCGCCGCGCAGACCCCGGCAACCCCGACGTCTGCAACCTCTTCCCCTACCATGTGCTGCTGAGCAGCGCCGAAGAGCAGGCCCAGATCCGCCAGGGCTGTACCAGCGCGCAACTGGGCTGCGTGGACTGCAAAAAAATATTCCTCAAAAATCTCGCCACGTTCCTGGAGCCTCTGCAGGAACGTCGCAATGCCGTGGAGGCCCGGCCCGGCGCTGTGGAAGAAATCCTGGAGCGCGGCAATGCCCGCGCCCGCGAGTTTGCGGAACAGACCATGGAACTGGCGCGCGAAAAAATGGGGCTCTGA